A DNA window from Streptomyces parvus contains the following coding sequences:
- a CDS encoding NAD-dependent succinate-semialdehyde dehydrogenase: MSTYRVVNPATGETEQEYPTATDGELRDALALADDAQRAWAARPAAERAEVLRRVADLYEERKDQLAAIITREMGKPVKQALGELRTVVSIYRYYADRGEGFLESEELDVASGGRAVVRKEAVGTLLGIMPWNFPYYQVARFAAPNLMLGNAVLLKHAPQCPESALAMERLFLDAGLPKGAYVNIFATNEQIETLIGDDRIHGVSLTGSERAGAAVAEIAGRNLKKVVLELGGSDPYLILGASNMEKVVKNALIGRMGNAGQACNAAKRIIALDEHYDGFSTAFTEAVRSITVGDPTDPGTFMGPLSSEKALETLDEQVQDAISKGATVLAGGKRIDRPGAWYEPTVLAGITPDMRAYKEELFGPVALLFKVGSEEEAVDFANNSPYGLSASVQTDDDAQAERVAQRLQTGMVFVGAPSGTAPELPFGGVKRSGFGRELGRFGMEEFANHKLVRLVR, encoded by the coding sequence ATGAGTACGTACCGAGTCGTCAACCCCGCCACCGGTGAGACGGAACAGGAGTACCCCACCGCCACCGACGGCGAGCTGCGCGACGCGCTCGCCCTGGCCGACGACGCGCAGCGCGCCTGGGCCGCCCGCCCGGCGGCGGAGCGGGCCGAAGTGCTGCGGCGGGTCGCGGACCTCTACGAGGAGCGCAAGGACCAGCTCGCCGCCATCATCACCCGCGAGATGGGCAAGCCGGTCAAGCAGGCCCTCGGGGAGCTCCGCACCGTCGTGTCCATCTACCGCTACTACGCCGATCGGGGCGAGGGCTTCCTGGAGTCGGAGGAGCTGGACGTCGCCTCCGGCGGCCGGGCCGTCGTCCGGAAGGAGGCGGTCGGCACCCTGTTGGGGATCATGCCGTGGAACTTCCCGTACTACCAGGTGGCCCGGTTCGCCGCGCCGAACCTGATGCTGGGCAACGCGGTCCTGCTCAAGCACGCCCCGCAGTGCCCGGAGTCGGCGCTGGCGATGGAGCGGCTGTTCCTGGACGCGGGCCTGCCGAAGGGGGCGTACGTCAACATCTTCGCCACCAACGAGCAGATCGAGACGCTGATCGGTGACGACCGGATCCACGGCGTCTCGCTGACGGGCTCGGAGCGGGCGGGCGCGGCCGTCGCGGAGATCGCGGGCCGCAACCTGAAGAAGGTCGTGCTGGAGCTGGGCGGCTCCGACCCGTATCTGATCCTCGGCGCGTCGAACATGGAGAAGGTGGTGAAGAACGCGCTGATCGGCCGGATGGGCAACGCGGGCCAGGCCTGCAACGCCGCCAAGCGCATCATCGCCCTGGACGAGCACTACGACGGCTTCTCGACCGCCTTCACCGAGGCGGTCCGGTCCATCACCGTCGGCGACCCCACCGACCCCGGCACCTTCATGGGGCCCCTCTCGTCGGAGAAGGCGCTCGAAACCCTGGACGAGCAGGTCCAGGACGCGATCTCCAAGGGGGCCACGGTGCTGGCCGGCGGCAAGCGCATCGACCGCCCCGGCGCCTGGTACGAGCCCACCGTGCTCGCGGGCATCACCCCCGACATGCGGGCCTACAAGGAAGAGCTGTTCGGACCGGTGGCCCTGCTGTTCAAGGTGGGCTCCGAGGAGGAGGCCGTCGACTTCGCCAACAACTCGCCCTACGGTCTCAGCGCCTCGGTCCAGACCGACGACGACGCCCAGGCCGAGCGGGTGGCCCAGCGCCTTCAGACCGGCATGGTGTTCGTCGGCGCCCCGTCCGGCACCGCGCCGGAGCTGCCGTTCGGCGGGGTCAAGCGATCGGGTTTCGGCCGGGAGCTGGGCCGGTTCGGCATGGAGGAGTTCGCCAACCACAAGCTGGTCCGGCTGGTGCGCTGA
- a CDS encoding D-Ala-D-Ala carboxypeptidase family metallohydrolase, with translation MRSRPIGLFLSALAGAALAFGGTTASASPSAAPAPGAASAGDVGTADACYTWSGTLREGSSGEAVRQLQIRVAGYPGTGNQIAIDGAFGPATKAAVTRFQAAYGLAADGIAGPATFSKIYQLQDDDCTPVNFTYAELNRCNSDWSGGKVSAATARANALVTMWKLQAMRHAMGDRPITVNGGFRSVSCNSAVGGAANSRHMYGHAADLGAGSQGFCALAQAARNHGFTEILGPGYPGHNDHTHVAGGSGRFWSAPSCGI, from the coding sequence ATGCGATCACGCCCCATCGGACTTTTCCTCTCCGCCCTCGCCGGCGCGGCCCTGGCGTTCGGCGGCACCACCGCCTCGGCGAGCCCGTCCGCCGCCCCGGCCCCCGGTGCCGCGTCGGCCGGCGACGTCGGTACGGCCGACGCCTGTTACACCTGGAGCGGAACCCTCCGGGAAGGCTCCAGCGGTGAAGCGGTACGCCAGCTCCAGATCCGGGTCGCGGGCTACCCCGGCACCGGCAACCAGATCGCCATCGACGGAGCCTTCGGCCCGGCCACGAAGGCGGCCGTCACGCGCTTCCAGGCCGCGTACGGGCTCGCCGCCGACGGCATCGCGGGCCCCGCGACCTTCAGCAAGATCTACCAGCTTCAGGACGACGACTGCACCCCGGTCAACTTCACCTACGCCGAGCTGAACCGCTGCAACTCCGACTGGTCCGGGGGCAAGGTCAGCGCCGCCACCGCCCGCGCCAACGCCCTGGTCACCATGTGGAAGCTCCAGGCCATGCGGCACGCCATGGGGGACCGGCCCATCACCGTCAACGGCGGTTTCCGCAGCGTGTCCTGCAACAGCGCCGTCGGCGGCGCCGCCAACAGCCGCCACATGTACGGCCACGCGGCGGACCTCGGCGCGGGCTCCCAGGGCTTCTGCGCCCTCGCCCAGGCGGCCCGCAACCACGGCTTCACCGAGATCCTCGGCCCGGGCTACCCGGGCCACAACGACCACACCCACGTCGCCGGGGGCAGCGGCCGCTTCTGGTCCGCGCCCAGCTGCGGCATCTGA
- a CDS encoding DUF6056 family protein — protein sequence MSDDVPVTAAPTGGAQNATVTSRAGRERSGPKADRPWTALWVSALALPPLALLAAASWFGRWVRPGADDWCFLPRVRDDGISGLVGKFYFDDNGRVANALLVGAYAKFQVAGHQWYPLVSGVLVLAVLWAVAVLALRRAGLRTPRGTPLLLAAMTTALFLFVTPNTYKTFYWPAASVSHTLPPVLACAALIPLLLARTRRGRALAIAVAVLMAAFLATLSEETAIVVVMVLLAALLLSGRAVPAADRGFVRLWCAGGIAGTAAGALVLITSPGSMTRRERFGAETTSLLALDSLAASLRAFAEITVTVVTTWQYVGAVAAGVLLGLLCRRADGTPPRPPAHRPLLAAAGLVTLLVSGYLCTVIAYPVFQDRVSDPSANRLWNDYLLLYVVLLVGAGALLGLAARRHIRRTAPAKAVCAALCVLVCVGPAIALTGLDTAMRARAEKWDAQDRRLREGAAAGERVLPYERLVISQMLEPFSQGGRQYWPGGCVADLYHLDRVTDGARGW from the coding sequence ATGTCCGACGACGTTCCCGTAACCGCGGCCCCGACCGGCGGCGCGCAGAACGCGACCGTGACGAGCCGGGCAGGGCGGGAGCGGTCCGGGCCCAAGGCGGACCGCCCCTGGACGGCGCTCTGGGTGAGCGCCCTCGCGCTCCCGCCGCTCGCCCTGCTCGCCGCCGCGTCCTGGTTCGGGCGGTGGGTGAGACCCGGCGCGGACGACTGGTGCTTCCTGCCGCGCGTACGGGACGACGGCATCAGCGGCCTCGTCGGGAAGTTCTACTTCGACGACAACGGGCGGGTCGCCAACGCGCTCCTGGTCGGCGCGTACGCGAAGTTCCAGGTCGCGGGACACCAGTGGTACCCCCTGGTCAGCGGGGTCCTGGTGCTCGCGGTCCTGTGGGCGGTGGCCGTCCTGGCGCTGCGCCGGGCCGGGCTGCGCACCCCGCGCGGGACGCCGCTCCTGCTCGCCGCCATGACCACCGCGCTGTTCCTGTTCGTCACGCCGAACACGTACAAGACGTTCTACTGGCCCGCCGCGTCCGTCTCGCACACGCTGCCGCCCGTCCTGGCCTGCGCCGCGCTGATTCCGCTGCTGCTCGCCCGGACCCGGCGGGGGCGGGCCCTCGCGATCGCCGTCGCGGTGCTGATGGCGGCCTTCCTCGCCACGCTGTCCGAGGAGACGGCGATCGTCGTGGTGATGGTGCTGCTGGCCGCGCTCCTCCTGTCCGGCCGGGCCGTCCCCGCCGCCGACCGGGGGTTCGTCCGCCTGTGGTGCGCCGGAGGCATCGCCGGGACGGCGGCCGGGGCCCTCGTCCTCATCACCTCACCCGGCTCCATGACCCGCAGGGAGCGCTTCGGGGCGGAGACCACGTCCCTGCTCGCCCTCGACTCCCTCGCCGCTTCGCTGCGCGCGTTCGCCGAGATCACCGTCACCGTGGTCACGACCTGGCAGTACGTGGGCGCGGTCGCGGCGGGCGTCCTGCTGGGGCTGCTGTGCCGGCGGGCGGACGGCACGCCGCCCCGCCCGCCCGCGCACCGGCCGCTGCTCGCCGCCGCCGGGCTGGTCACGCTGCTGGTCTCCGGCTACCTGTGCACGGTCATCGCCTACCCGGTGTTCCAGGACCGGGTGAGCGACCCGAGCGCCAACCGGCTGTGGAACGACTACCTCCTGCTGTACGTGGTCCTGCTCGTCGGCGCGGGTGCCCTGCTCGGCCTGGCCGCCCGCCGCCACATCCGCCGCACCGCCCCGGCGAAGGCGGTGTGCGCCGCGCTCTGCGTCCTGGTCTGCGTCGGCCCGGCCATCGCCCTGACCGGCTTGGACACCGCGATGCGGGCCCGGGCCGAGAAGTGGGACGCCCAGGACCGCCGCCTGCGGGAGGGGGCGGCGGCCGGGGAGCGGGTCCTGCCGTACGAGCGCCTGGTGATCAGCCAGATGCTGGAGCCGTTCAGCCAGGGAGGCCGCCAGTACTGGCCCGGCGGCTGCGTCGCCGACCTGTACCACCTCGACCGGGTCACGGACGGGGCCAGGGGGTGGTGA
- a CDS encoding DUF397 domain-containing protein, which yields MTTESTTPKWVKSSYSNSGSCVEWAPRTASATGIVPVRDSKNPGGPALALTADAFTSFVAGLKAGGFDTTA from the coding sequence GTGACGACCGAATCCACGACCCCGAAGTGGGTCAAGTCCTCCTACAGCAACAGCGGTTCGTGCGTCGAGTGGGCCCCGCGTACCGCGTCCGCCACCGGCATCGTGCCCGTACGCGACTCGAAGAACCCGGGCGGCCCGGCCCTGGCCCTCACCGCTGACGCGTTCACCTCCTTCGTGGCGGGACTCAAGGCAGGCGGCTTCGACACCACCGCCTGA
- a CDS encoding NADP-dependent oxidoreductase: protein MRAARYHEYGGVETLVIEEVPEPRPGPAEIRVRASAAGVNPVDWKVRSGAVRDFLPVELPAIPGRDAVGVVDEIGDEVRDVRVGDRVFGLGGVTGATAELVVLSAWAPAPDAWSDEEAAGAGLASVTALAGLEVFGPLKGRTLLVEGAAGGVGSAAVAIAVAQGATVIGTAGERNHAFLRALGAVATTYGTGLADRVAALTPEGVDFVLDAAASGSLADLVALVGDPARVSTVADHAGGSRLGTHVANARNDSALLAAAGELGRRGGYTPRIEASYPLDRIAEAHAHSERGHVRGKIVVTL, encoded by the coding sequence ATGCGCGCAGCCCGGTATCACGAGTACGGCGGTGTCGAGACCCTGGTGATCGAGGAGGTGCCGGAGCCTCGCCCCGGCCCCGCCGAGATCCGCGTCCGGGCGTCGGCGGCCGGCGTCAACCCCGTCGACTGGAAGGTGCGCAGCGGCGCGGTGCGGGACTTCCTCCCCGTGGAGCTGCCCGCGATCCCCGGACGCGACGCCGTCGGCGTGGTGGACGAGATCGGTGACGAGGTGCGGGATGTACGGGTCGGGGACCGGGTCTTCGGTCTCGGCGGTGTCACCGGTGCGACGGCGGAGCTGGTCGTGCTCTCCGCCTGGGCACCGGCGCCGGACGCGTGGAGCGACGAGGAGGCCGCCGGAGCCGGTCTGGCGTCCGTGACGGCGTTGGCCGGCCTTGAGGTGTTCGGCCCGCTCAAGGGGCGCACGCTGCTCGTGGAGGGCGCGGCCGGCGGCGTGGGGAGCGCCGCCGTGGCGATTGCCGTCGCGCAGGGCGCCACGGTCATCGGCACCGCCGGGGAGCGCAACCACGCGTTCCTGAGGGCTCTCGGAGCCGTGGCCACGACCTACGGCACCGGGCTGGCGGACCGGGTCGCCGCCCTCACCCCGGAAGGCGTCGACTTCGTGCTGGACGCCGCGGCCTCCGGCTCCCTGGCCGACCTCGTCGCGCTCGTGGGCGATCCGGCCCGGGTGTCCACCGTCGCCGACCACGCCGGCGGGTCCCGCCTGGGAACGCACGTGGCCAATGCCCGCAACGACTCCGCCCTTCTGGCGGCGGCCGGGGAACTGGGCCGGCGGGGTGGCTACACCCCGCGGATCGAGGCGTCCTACCCCCTCGACCGGATCGCGGAGGCCCACGCCCACTCCGAGCGCGGGCACGTGCGGGGAAAGATCGTCGTCACCCTCTGA
- a CDS encoding DUF5753 domain-containing protein, producing the protein MVNRKEVNPDGGPEAAYGARLRREREARGWKQDDLGGRIGYTGRHVSGVELCHKSPTRKFSIAVDVAMNFTGTADSFEREWRKIKHGVLLQGFPEYVALEGRAAEIRLFEVGVIPGLLQTREYAEALARGAVDRGVMAPEQADQRVSLLMERQGALLRTVPPMLIAVLDESCIRRLIGSPAVMAAQLRYLVDFAAQSHTMLQIAPFGVGEQRPFDRLVNLLTLQDRSVVSYVESETQGHLDRELSSVIPMVRAYHQLQAVSLSQTDTVDMIHQHRKGTP; encoded by the coding sequence TTGGTCAACCGCAAGGAAGTGAACCCGGACGGGGGCCCGGAGGCGGCCTACGGAGCACGTCTGCGTAGGGAGCGAGAGGCTCGGGGCTGGAAACAGGACGACCTCGGCGGGCGCATCGGCTACACGGGACGGCACGTCTCCGGTGTGGAACTGTGTCACAAGTCCCCAACTCGCAAGTTCTCGATCGCCGTTGATGTGGCGATGAATTTCACGGGAACCGCTGACTCGTTCGAGCGCGAGTGGCGCAAGATCAAGCACGGGGTGCTGTTGCAGGGCTTCCCGGAGTACGTGGCGCTGGAGGGCCGGGCGGCGGAGATCCGGCTGTTCGAGGTCGGCGTCATCCCGGGACTGCTGCAGACCCGGGAGTACGCGGAGGCGCTGGCGCGCGGGGCGGTCGACCGGGGCGTCATGGCCCCCGAACAGGCCGATCAGCGCGTCTCGTTACTCATGGAGCGCCAGGGCGCGCTGTTACGCACCGTCCCGCCGATGCTGATCGCGGTGCTGGACGAGAGCTGTATCCGCCGCCTGATCGGCAGTCCTGCCGTGATGGCCGCCCAGTTGCGGTATCTGGTCGACTTCGCCGCGCAGTCCCACACCATGCTCCAGATCGCCCCGTTCGGCGTCGGCGAGCAGCGGCCCTTCGATCGACTGGTGAATCTGCTGACGCTCCAGGACCGGTCCGTGGTCTCCTACGTCGAGTCCGAGACGCAGGGCCATCTGGACCGTGAACTCAGCTCTGTCATCCCGATGGTGAGGGCCTACCATCAGTTGCAGGCCGTTTCTCTGTCGCAGACAGATACCGTGGACATGATCCACCAGCATCGAAAGGGCACCCCGTGA
- a CDS encoding glycosyltransferase encodes MTGLQLSVVVPCFDEAEVIESFHAALLGVLGPLGDSFEICYVDDGSRDRTRPLLNALAARDPRVHYTAFSRNFGKEAAMLAGLRMSRGAAVVIMDADLQHPPELIPRMLELHRHGYDQVIPRRDRTGEGMIRSTLSHTYYALVRRCMDVELIDGSGDFRLLSRRAVESVLSLPESNRFSKGIFSWIGFDTVTFRYRNSERVAGRSKWGSRRLLNYGIDGLLSFNNRPLRLAIYTGFWVFVSALAYALWTVVRVVLHGVDTPGYATLLTAVVALSGIQLVTLGVIGEYVGRIYHEAKHRPPYVVRETDATCRAAPADRPAPRAQLTRDRQPPGGAQLGRGAQLGGGPALTEGQGRAENPATDAAANSAAPRPAASPRLSRTVRQFGSFVLIGCVNTAVYLGVYASLNRWIPYLTAHVIGYAVSIVCSFLLNSYVTCRTRPTWHAFVRYPLSSLVNLVASGALLYGAVSGLGMDKNLAALAAGVIVTPISFLLARWAITSGQAKAARTVAEAAGVPAEPPAGRPAPATLPTRSPQDR; translated from the coding sequence GTGACTGGCCTTCAGCTGTCGGTCGTCGTGCCGTGTTTCGACGAGGCCGAGGTCATCGAGTCCTTCCACGCCGCCCTGCTCGGCGTCCTGGGCCCCCTCGGGGACAGCTTCGAGATCTGCTACGTCGACGACGGCAGCCGGGACCGCACCCGCCCGCTGCTCAACGCCCTCGCCGCCCGTGACCCGCGCGTCCACTACACCGCCTTCAGCCGCAACTTCGGCAAGGAGGCCGCCATGCTCGCGGGCCTGCGCATGTCACGCGGGGCGGCCGTGGTCATCATGGACGCCGACCTCCAGCACCCGCCCGAGCTGATCCCCCGCATGCTGGAACTGCACCGGCACGGCTACGACCAGGTCATCCCGCGCCGCGACCGCACGGGCGAGGGCATGATCCGCAGCACCCTCAGCCACACCTACTACGCGCTCGTGCGCCGCTGCATGGACGTCGAGCTGATCGACGGCTCGGGGGACTTCCGGCTGCTGTCGAGGCGGGCGGTGGAGAGCGTCCTGTCCCTCCCCGAGAGCAACCGCTTCTCCAAGGGGATCTTCTCCTGGATCGGTTTCGACACGGTCACCTTCCGCTACCGCAACAGCGAGCGGGTGGCGGGCCGGTCGAAGTGGGGCAGCAGGCGGCTGCTGAACTACGGCATCGACGGGCTGCTCTCCTTCAACAACCGACCGCTGCGCCTGGCGATCTACACCGGTTTCTGGGTCTTCGTCTCGGCGCTGGCCTACGCCCTGTGGACCGTCGTGCGCGTGGTCCTGCACGGCGTGGACACCCCCGGTTACGCCACCCTGCTCACCGCCGTCGTGGCCCTCAGCGGCATCCAGCTGGTGACGCTCGGGGTCATCGGGGAGTACGTCGGCCGGATCTACCACGAGGCGAAACACCGCCCGCCGTACGTCGTACGGGAGACCGACGCCACCTGCCGGGCGGCGCCGGCGGACCGCCCGGCGCCGCGCGCCCAGCTCACCAGGGACAGGCAGCCGCCCGGCGGCGCGCAACTCGGCAGGGGCGCGCAACTCGGCGGAGGCCCGGCGCTCACCGAAGGCCAGGGCCGGGCCGAGAACCCCGCCACCGACGCGGCCGCCAACTCCGCCGCCCCGCGCCCCGCCGCTTCCCCGAGGCTGTCCCGCACCGTCCGCCAGTTCGGCAGCTTCGTCCTCATCGGCTGTGTGAACACCGCCGTCTACCTCGGCGTCTACGCCTCTCTGAACCGCTGGATCCCCTACCTGACCGCCCACGTCATCGGCTATGCGGTCAGCATCGTGTGCTCGTTCCTGCTCAACTCCTACGTCACCTGCCGGACGCGGCCGACCTGGCACGCGTTCGTCCGCTATCCCCTCTCCAGCCTGGTCAACCTGGTGGCGTCCGGGGCGCTGCTCTACGGAGCGGTCAGCGGCCTCGGGATGGACAAGAACCTCGCCGCGCTGGCGGCCGGAGTGATCGTCACGCCGATCTCCTTCCTGCTGGCGCGGTGGGCGATCACCTCGGGCCAGGCCAAGGCCGCCCGCACCGTGGCGGAGGCAGCGGGAGTCCCCGCCGAACCGCCGGCCGGCCGCCCCGCGCCCGCCACTCTGCCCACCCGCTCGCCCCAGGACCGGTGA
- a CDS encoding low temperature requirement protein A, with translation MSGTSGRPGGSGPPRRRLVPMTGRDPEEEGRASSPLELLFDLTFVVAVGTASSQFAEMLAEGHMAHAVTAFVMAMFAISVAWISFSWFASAFATDDWLYRVLTMVQMVGVVVFSLGLPAMFHSVDEGGHLELRAMVAGYVVMRIAMVFQWARAAREAPEFRGVCLANIRWTVIAQVGWVVLAFVGLPVYVVFAAFVVLGALELALPVFAQGAAGGTPWHPHHMAERYSLFAIIVLGESVVGTVASSGELLGGADGTAWTGNAIAVVVAGVGLTFGMWWVYFTTPFGELLERRRNRGYLFGYGHIPLFIGVAGAGAGLHVAGLYLEHHAEISETTAVLALALPVVLYLVVVYLLHTLLLSAADHFHLLLIGLTLAVLLAACLLAVTGAPLAVCLIVVMLAPFVTVIGYETVGREHQRRMLEEGAVR, from the coding sequence ATGAGCGGCACGAGCGGCAGGCCCGGTGGATCCGGACCGCCGCGGCGTCGGCTCGTCCCGATGACCGGCCGTGACCCCGAGGAGGAGGGGCGGGCCTCCTCACCGCTGGAGCTGCTGTTCGACCTGACCTTCGTCGTCGCGGTGGGAACGGCGTCGTCGCAGTTCGCCGAGATGCTGGCCGAGGGACACATGGCGCACGCGGTCACCGCGTTCGTCATGGCGATGTTCGCGATCAGCGTCGCCTGGATCAGCTTCAGCTGGTTCGCCTCGGCCTTCGCCACCGACGACTGGCTCTACCGGGTCCTGACGATGGTCCAGATGGTCGGGGTGGTCGTCTTCTCGCTCGGCCTCCCGGCGATGTTCCACTCGGTCGACGAGGGCGGCCACCTCGAACTGCGCGCCATGGTCGCGGGGTACGTCGTGATGCGGATCGCGATGGTGTTCCAGTGGGCCCGTGCCGCTCGGGAGGCCCCCGAATTCCGGGGCGTGTGCCTGGCCAACATCCGCTGGACGGTGATCGCCCAGGTCGGGTGGGTCGTCCTGGCCTTCGTCGGCCTGCCGGTCTACGTCGTGTTCGCCGCGTTCGTCGTTCTCGGCGCGCTGGAACTGGCCCTGCCGGTCTTCGCCCAGGGCGCGGCGGGCGGAACACCCTGGCACCCTCACCACATGGCCGAGCGGTACAGCCTGTTCGCGATCATCGTGCTCGGGGAGAGCGTGGTCGGCACGGTCGCCTCATCCGGCGAACTGCTCGGCGGGGCCGACGGCACGGCCTGGACCGGGAACGCGATCGCCGTCGTGGTCGCGGGGGTCGGCCTGACCTTCGGCATGTGGTGGGTCTACTTCACGACCCCCTTCGGTGAGCTCCTGGAGCGCCGCCGCAACCGCGGCTACCTCTTCGGCTACGGCCACATCCCCCTCTTCATCGGCGTCGCCGGAGCCGGGGCCGGTCTGCACGTGGCGGGGCTCTACCTGGAACACCACGCGGAGATCTCCGAGACGACCGCCGTCCTCGCCCTGGCCCTCCCGGTCGTCCTCTACCTCGTGGTCGTCTACCTGCTGCACACGCTGCTGCTCTCGGCGGCGGACCACTTCCACCTGCTCCTGATCGGCCTGACCCTGGCGGTCCTGCTGGCAGCCTGCCTGCTGGCCGTGACGGGCGCGCCCTTGGCTGTGTGCCTGATCGTGGTGATGCTCGCGCCCTTCGTGACCGTGATCGGTTACGAGACGGTCGGGCGCGAGCACCAGCGGCGCATGCTGGAGGAGGGAGCGGTGCGGTAG
- a CDS encoding MerR family transcriptional regulator, with protein MRIGEVAERAGVSVRSLRYYEQQGLLHSDRSAGGQRQYPDAAVGRVRLIQQLFAAGLPSRSVRQVLPCVDSGTADPGLLEHLEAERARITHRITDLVAARDRLDDVIANTRNPPAHCRHGR; from the coding sequence GTGCGGATCGGAGAGGTCGCGGAGCGGGCCGGGGTCAGTGTCCGGTCCCTGCGGTACTACGAACAGCAGGGGCTGCTGCACTCCGACCGCAGCGCCGGGGGTCAGCGTCAGTACCCCGACGCCGCGGTCGGCCGGGTCAGGCTGATCCAGCAGCTCTTCGCCGCGGGCCTGCCGAGCAGGTCCGTCCGGCAGGTGCTGCCGTGCGTGGATTCCGGCACGGCGGACCCGGGGCTCCTGGAGCACTTGGAGGCCGAGCGGGCCAGGATCACCCACCGGATCACCGACCTGGTCGCCGCGCGCGACCGGCTCGACGACGTGATCGCCAACACGCGGAACCCTCCCGCCCACTGCCGCCACGGCCGGTGA
- a CDS encoding TY-Chap domain-containing protein → MENMIPRGNWLDDDIFRTFVREIAPLRLGSWSLSEFEGATSALGWELRDPKEVAGQVWRRFSPRKGPSAGYGTLIADASEPEQVRKLNVRVVDLPPEDLATAAGFVRAAWWVMEEELGPPTLWGGDSGPWMLWRRPGTSILVHSHDGGEVSLELLPSATDSESAGRGYSRGRWRAAAPAELPPAPAPGSPDLSGTTWEQVEKRLSETLRSLDHDTPFFPGRFILHLGAARDPEHFVQCWSQDLSLVVEATGHLHRADAADPARMARNGWEFSRSVWQRRFPDAMGDPAHAATAARMLVEELRQLGVEPADLSYDGTMSGRGRGFHLDLPDLGIPRVHHPAA, encoded by the coding sequence ATGGAGAACATGATCCCTCGCGGCAACTGGCTCGACGACGACATATTCCGTACGTTCGTGAGGGAGATCGCCCCGCTGCGCCTCGGCTCCTGGAGCCTGTCCGAGTTCGAGGGCGCGACGTCCGCGCTGGGCTGGGAACTTCGGGACCCGAAGGAGGTCGCGGGCCAGGTCTGGCGCAGATTCTCCCCCCGGAAGGGGCCCTCGGCCGGATACGGCACCCTGATCGCCGACGCCTCGGAGCCCGAGCAGGTGCGCAAGCTGAACGTCCGCGTCGTCGACCTGCCCCCCGAGGACCTGGCCACGGCCGCGGGCTTCGTCCGTGCCGCCTGGTGGGTCATGGAGGAGGAGCTGGGCCCGCCCACGCTGTGGGGAGGCGACTCGGGGCCGTGGATGCTGTGGCGGCGCCCCGGCACCAGCATCCTCGTGCACTCGCACGACGGGGGCGAGGTGAGTCTCGAACTCCTGCCGTCCGCGACGGACAGCGAATCGGCCGGAAGGGGCTACTCCCGTGGTCGCTGGCGCGCCGCCGCGCCGGCCGAGCTGCCGCCCGCCCCGGCCCCCGGCTCACCGGACCTGTCCGGCACCACCTGGGAACAGGTCGAGAAGCGCCTGTCCGAAACCCTCCGGTCCCTCGACCACGACACCCCGTTCTTCCCCGGCAGGTTCATCCTGCACCTGGGAGCCGCCCGCGACCCGGAGCACTTCGTCCAGTGCTGGAGCCAGGACCTGAGCCTCGTCGTCGAAGCCACCGGCCATCTGCACCGGGCGGACGCGGCCGACCCCGCCCGCATGGCGCGGAACGGCTGGGAGTTCTCCCGCTCCGTCTGGCAGCGCCGGTTCCCCGACGCCATGGGCGACCCCGCGCACGCAGCCACCGCGGCCCGCATGCTCGTCGAGGAGCTGCGGCAACTGGGCGTCGAGCCGGCCGACCTCTCCTACGACGGCACCATGAGCGGTCGCGGACGCGGCTTCCACCTCGACCTGCCGGACCTGGGAATCCCGCGCGTCCACCACCCCGCCGCCTGA
- a CDS encoding GNAT family N-acetyltransferase — protein MEPVIRPAAPADLGAVAEIYTHYVHHTVVTFEENPPPVAAWRRRLDDLAAQNLPFLVAEVAGEVVGYAYAAPWRPKPAYRNTVENSIYLAPGRTGRGLGGALLKALLTACAGTHVRQMIAVIADAGTDTSAALHRRLGFTDAGRLAAVGHKHGRWIDTLLMQRAVGDPTTDAADLNR, from the coding sequence ATGGAGCCGGTGATCCGCCCGGCGGCCCCTGCCGACCTGGGCGCCGTGGCCGAGATCTACACGCACTACGTCCACCACACCGTGGTCACCTTCGAGGAGAACCCTCCACCGGTGGCCGCCTGGCGTCGGCGCCTCGACGATCTCGCAGCCCAGAACCTGCCCTTCCTGGTCGCCGAAGTGGCCGGTGAGGTCGTCGGCTACGCGTACGCGGCCCCTTGGCGCCCCAAGCCCGCCTATCGGAACACCGTGGAGAACTCGATCTACCTCGCCCCCGGCCGGACGGGCCGAGGTCTCGGCGGGGCGCTGCTGAAAGCCCTGCTGACCGCCTGCGCCGGGACGCACGTGCGCCAGATGATCGCCGTCATCGCCGACGCGGGCACCGACACCTCCGCCGCGCTGCACCGCCGTCTCGGCTTCACCGACGCGGGCCGGCTGGCCGCCGTCGGCCACAAGCACGGCCGATGGATCGACACCCTGCTGATGCAACGGGCAGTGGGCGACCCGACGACGGATGCCGCAGACCTGAATCGGTGA